AGGCAATAGCATCAgcaatttgtaataaattgaaaGCCTATTGGGACAAATATTTGAATCAATCTTCCATTACTTCTTCAATATTAGATCCACGCTACAAAACCACATTATTTAGTCATAATGATATAActgaaattattagtaaattacaagaattatATTTGTCATATTTACCCTTAAATAATCAAACCATACCATCAGTACCAGCACGATCATCTCgtgattattttcttaatttacttaatcCAAATAATATTCGTCAAGAAGTATCGCATGATGAATTAGATCGATACTTAAATTTTCCAGTAGATAGTAATACAGGTTCTTTAATTTGGTGGAaaacttatgaaaaaaattacccAATACTATCTCAAATAGCTAAGGATTATTTAACAATCCAAGCAACGTCGGTTCCATTAGAAAGGGCATTTTCAATTTCGGGATTAACTATTTCAAAAACTAGAAATAGGTTAGATCCTGAAACGGCAAGGCAATTATATGCATGAAAAATTGGATatcagaaaaagaaagaatggaaAATTGAATCAATACTTGCaatatgtctttttttttccttttttttacattatgtgaaattttgttggtaattttttttcttataataaaaaattttttgatgatatacgatatatttaaattcatgaTCTGCATTAcacaattttgtataaaatactataaatatccgGTCTAAATTTTGGTCTAAACTTCAGTCCAAACTTCGGTTCAAACTCTGGTTCTAAACCTATAACGGTTCGGTTTTGTACTCAAACTACCAGTTTTTGGACCGAAAACCAGATGGACTGAACCGTTAACATCCCCACTTGGACGCGACAAAACAGATGTAAAGATGATCACATTTCAAGGATGACATAATTGGGTggttggtttttttaattgcagGGGTATTTTGTTCACCGATCATCGTAATTTACTAATAACGTATATGAATTTATATGGAGGacagtttttaatttattagacttgttgtatattatattgtgTAACCAACTAGTTGGACCACACCCCCTAGATACCGTACAATACTTTAAGGGTATAGGTTATTATCTTGTACCTTTTGTTCGCgcgaaaaaaatgtaaatattttaatttcatattaaaaaaaaaaacaatatttctaatatttttaatatttttaatattacattacatttcaaattaaaataaaatgtttaatatgtatttgatgtattttattcattcataAATATTCAAGTTTATTAACAACAAAATTTAGTATTCAGTAGACCTACTGAACAATTTTATGTATTGACAAAAGCCAGTTTAGTTCGGTATGTAGAAAACATGTTATGTATACAACCCTTTGTATGTCACGTACGGTGATCTTTTTCTTTGTACGTATGAGCATAGCGAACATACTTATATCaccttgccgatcatttgccgatcatattATATGTGATATCACACTAATTTTGAGACTTTATTCCAGGccataaatattctaaaaaattattttaaattgtttttttaatagtataatatatcaataatttagtataaaaattttgtagcAAAATAAAATGTGGCGCCAAAGTTAGCTTTAGGctgaaattttcaatatttgatatatatgcTGATCATTTTCTAATCGGACTTTGGAGCTTCGGGCGAAGCCACAGATGTTCGGGCgaaatttgaaacttttacaatatattaattaggTATTCAAGAATTAATGGCTAAAATAAccaagaataatttttaataaccaagaagttattattaaataaagactTGCAATTGTTataaggttaataaaaaaatgcttaaaatttaaaagtttctaCTAGTAAAAGTTATCCAATAGTAATGCgatccaaataaaattttatatacagtaatttCAAACCAATATTAAACTGTATGCAAAATTtgagtatatattattatgtagaattttttaatcaaagttaattaacttaattattgcgaagtgataaaattgattaaatgatcgacaaatgatCTACAGATGATCAgcaaaattgtgataaaatcgGGATGTTCGCTATGCTGTACGTATGGTCGTATCACTAAGGTGATTTGATTTAAAGATCATCCGCtatgaaaaaaatggtctagcttcagtaataaattttaaagttttcatggagaaaaaaaaaaaatttcaactttGTAAAAATGTCGACGGCAGGACAggtaatttttcttataataacaataaaattatttactacttgtttaaattaatttatttataaaattaggtTATTAAGTGTAAAGCAGCAGTAGCTTGGGGTCCAGGTCAACCGTTAAgtaagaatcaaaaaaaaaaaaaaaattttttttttaaattttgctctAAGTTTGTTGATAAtcttttgttattttctttattgcgATAAATTGATCAAATAGTCATTGAAGAAATAGAAGTTGCACCACCAAAGGTATGTTAACTTCTCATAGCGCagtaattatcattaattgaGATTCTAATATTGCAGAAAGGAGAAGTTCGCGTCAAGATATTGGCGACTGGagtgtaaatatttattattaataaaggaaatttGTTAATGGAAATAATCTTATgtaataagttttattaattcgTGTTATTGCTACATCTAGTTGCCATACGGACGCGTATACATTATCTGGCAAAggtatattaaatgatatatCACGTAAATCTTTAGTTTTctcttctaattttttttttatagatccTGAAGGGGAATGGTGGCCAATAGTTTTTGGACATGAAGGAGGTGGTATTGTAGAATCAGTTGGCGAAGGAGTGACATCAGTTCAACCGGGAGATCATGTAATTCCATTATATATCCCTGAATGTGGTCAATGTAAATTTTGCAAAAGTGGAAAAACTAACTTGTGTTCCATAGTTAGATCAACTCAggtaattttacaaaatttgtcTTATATGGAGCTATTTTTGGAGTACAGTCAGaactcgatataccgatattcgatataccgatacattattaaaaacttgatataccgataaaattttacattcccactatatgtgaggacatataaatatcggtataatttgatataacgatattttttaaattttttcttatgagtcccgacatatcgttatataaaggtttgactgtaatGTTAATATTGACCGCGATTTTATTGTAGGGAAGAGGATTGATGCCGGATGAAACTACAAGATTTACTTGTAAAGGACAAAAGTTATATCATTACATGGGTTGTTCTACATTCAGTCAATATACAggtaaaaagtaattttgtaGTAAACTTATTcgatttaaaagttaattaaatcactaataaaaaatcgtCTGTATGTATAAAGTTTTGTCAGAAATATCAGTTGCAAAGATTAATCCTAAAGCACCACTCGATAAAGTTTGTTTACTCGGATGTGGTATAACGACAGGTTACGGAGCAGCCACAAAAACTGCTAATGTTCAGCCTGGATCTACAGTAGCAGTATTTGGTTGTGGTGGTGTTGGTTTATCTGTAATTCAAGGCGCTGCAGCACGCAAAGCAAGGTAATATATTGTGTAAACTTACTTTGATTAtgaagttatattaattttatatggaAACTTTTTAGTCAAATTATTGCCGTAGATAAAAATCCAAAGAAATTTGAATATGGTAATATTTTTCATGATGAATTCggtgatttaataatatgctaattgtttgtttttttttggttattttctaaataatattagcCAAGAAACTTGGAGCAACTGATTTTGTCAATCCTGATGACTATGATAAGCCAATTCAACAAgtaagaaattttgaaattacatAATTCCAGGCAAAGAAATTCAAATCTGAATGTTCTCCATACTATAATATGAATAGGTTCTGATTGAAATGACAGATGGAGGACTTGATTACACATTTGAGTGTATAggaaatacaaaattaatgaGAGCAGCACTTGAATCATGCCATAAAGGATGGGGAgaatcaattattattggaGTTGCCGGTGCAGGTGAAGAAATTAGTACTCGCCCATTCCAACTTGTTACTGGTAGAGTATGGAAAGGAAGTGCATTTGGTGGTGTAAAAGGGAGAAGTGAATTACCAAGTTTAGTTGAAAATTATCTTGAAAAGAAGTTTGAAATTGATATGTTTGCTACTCATCAATTTAAGTTGGGAGACATTAATAAAGCTTTTGAAATTATGCATGATGGTGATTggtttgtatttttttttttacaatattattaattaatttaaatatttattaaagttgatttttttttaatagtattcgTGCAGTTATTagttttgaataattcatGTAATAAGGAAATAgcttttgaataaaaatactttttgactcatattatattttattatttacatcaatTGCGATACATTCTCAATATACTACAAAAGCttcatttttttaacgaaGATTCGAGTTCAATTCCATTCTTAAGTTGACGGCTTTTTTGAACTTGTTCACCAATTACTACCTTTAACTCATCATGAAAAGCTTTTAGTTACCTATTAATAGAATATAAgttcaatataaatattaactttttaatgaGAGTTCAGTAGATTTTCTATTTGTTTCACCTTAAAGATGAATAAACCAGAGAATTGGAACGCCCGAGGCGTTTCATAAAGCATTACGCATTAgcaattttaatcatttttattttacacaataaaaaaattttctttacattATAATGTAAAGACACTGCCAATATTcatagatattattaataatatgatatctttttttttcaataattcttCACTTATATGAAATTCGTACTTCAAGCTCGTCAACTTTTCATTTAAGTGACCTCTGTTGATTTTCAATTCAATCTATTGTTTTGTTGCGataaaaatatagtaataaaataattagtaaaattacacataataaaataactatatatTAAGAGGACACCAGACATTACATATACAACTCAGAGGGTAACTTTTTTGCAAATTGAcctaaatttcacaaaaaataaaatcagttttttgcgattatctcggcatccagtggtccaatttgtgcgaacttttttttgttatgtaGCTCTCATCGAGctctacaaataaaaaaaaatcgcatAAATTggatcattggatgccgagataatcacaaaaaaacagaaaataaaaaaagagcaaATTAGGtcttttttggcaaaaagtcaGTTGTGAGTTCTATAAGAAATGTCTGGGGTCCTGTATTAAGTCTAACTTTTCAATTCTGTTTAAGtgttgtatatatatattaaatttgagtAGTTCATGAATTAACCATCTGAAATTTGTTGAATTAGTGGCTTCATCTGATTTATTGACTTGAGTGAGATGGTTCTTCCAGTTACCACCACCTCTTTCTTCTCTGTTTCTtgctaaaaattaatattaatattataagaaattattttggacaatttaaatttgatcaataaataaattttacctcTTATATCATGTTGTTTTTATGTGGTAGCAATTCCATATCTTGAGATACGATACTAATATATTGCTTATATTGACGAGTTTCAGTCCTTTGAGTTTTGTTCAATTTGTTTTCTACCTCCAAAGATAGCTTGTTAGTGACcagatgtaaataataatgaaatttttttttaaaaaataaattcaaacctatatacattttcattttaattaaatctatgATGTCATCAAAAACTTTAACAACAATGAGATTTACAAAGTTTTCCTAGTAAGAAAGCTCACTTTGATCTGAATCCAATAGTAGATTAGTGGAtacaccaaaaaaaaataaactaaaaaataaataatatgaacttTAAATTAAGTATTACAAGTGAAAATAACCACTAATcatgaatatttatattcataaataataatcatttataaatatcttgTATCTATAAGAGATTATGAtgttttctataaataaaagatcCAATATATAGTTTCTCAAAAATGTTCTTAATAGCATTATTCAGggaaattatatcaaaaacaaatttattttctaaatgagTTTAGTACTTTTGGATAAAAGGAAAAGAGTTAGTACTTTTTTCCATTTATCTAAGCAAATTGTCTTTACTTTTTCTGATAGTTCTAACTGAAAGgcaagtaatattattaagttttcAATATAAAATGTAAGTTTAAAAGCAAATAATACCGAAATCTAAATATCTTTTAAGATGCACTTTTTAGATTTTGATAATAGGAATGTTAAATTACTTTAACAAAGCACACTAAACAGAGTTTAAACACAAGctttttcaaactttttaatatgtgCTTCAAAATGTAATTGTAGATAAACATGTGATCAGAAGAATAATTAGCCGAAGGATAAATATTTAGCGgaaggataaataataaactgaacagaataagaataaatatttaactaaaggataaataattaactgaAGGAAAAACAATTGGAAGGATAGAATGATTCATAtgacataatatttgttatacaatatttatttatagtatatttat
The Rhizophagus irregularis chromosome 19, complete sequence DNA segment above includes these coding regions:
- a CDS encoding NAD/NADP dependent alcohol dehydrogenase; its protein translation is MSTAGQVIKCKAAVAWGPGQPLIIEEIEVAPPKKGEVRVKILATGVCHTDAYTLSGKDPEGEWWPIVFGHEGGGIVESVGEGVTSVQPGDHLDQLREED